One Rosa chinensis cultivar Old Blush chromosome 3, RchiOBHm-V2, whole genome shotgun sequence DNA window includes the following coding sequences:
- the LOC112192703 gene encoding uncharacterized protein LOC112192703, producing the protein MASTSQRPLLLALLILSILAISATARPCKSLFISSYSVSLRRFPSSSSSSGFVTVVTEIRQLKPIRFDDAVLDNPNQNQPDASADEARQPQQRMMPLLPLSTDLTSLRDRTKDILSVVVALLFGVGCGALTAATMYLAWSLFSTRHDDDADDVSPKKVGYVKIPEAVVDSAPVKEAKAAAV; encoded by the coding sequence ATGGCGTCAACGAGTCAACGACCCCTCCTGCTAGCTCTGCTGATCCTCTCGATCTTGGCAATCTCCGCTACCGCCAGGCCCTGCAAGTCCCTCTTCATCTCCTCCTACTCCGTCTCCCTCAGGCGCTtcccctcctcttcctcctcctcggGATTCGTCACCGTCGTCACCGAGATCAGACAACTCAAGCCCATCCGCTTCGACGACGCCGTTTTGGACAACCCCAACCAAAACCAGCCCGACGCCTCCGCCGATGAGGCCCGCCAGCCGCAGCAGAGGATGATGCctctcctccccctctccaCCGACCTCACCTCCCTCCGCGACCGCACCAAGGACATCCTCAGCGTCGTCGTCGCCCTCCTCTTCGGCGTCGGCTGCGGCGCCCTCACCGCCGCCACCATGTACTTGGCCTGGTCCCTCTTCTCCACCCGCCACGACGACGACGCCGATGACGTCAGCCCTAAGAAGGTGGGGTATGTCAAGATTCCGGAGGCGGTTGTTGACTCAGCACCGGTGAAAGAAGCCAAAGCCGCCGCGGTATGA
- the LOC112192704 gene encoding pentatricopeptide repeat-containing protein At5g66520, which translates to MNITRSSKRALSILDQCLTMAHIKQVQSHLAVSGTLFDPYAAAKIIAFCTVSDDLRHAYQLFRFMPSRTTYIWNVMIRGFTDRNESISALSVYADMLRSGFLPDNYTFSFVLRACAELSSVSFGVVLHAHAIRLGWESYDFVQNGLIHLYVTCDFINPARKLFDMSVHKDVVTWTALVNGYVRSGQIVIARQLFDEMPEKNAVSWSAMINGYVHLGLFREALELFADMQTAGVSPNHAGIVGALTACAFVGALDQGRWIHAYVNRKGMRLDTVLGTALVDMYTKCGCVETARAVFDEMPKRDVFAFTSLISGLANNGESASAISLFARMKNEGIAPNEVTFVCVLSACSRVGMVDEGLQIFRSMNNSFRIQPGVQHYGCLVDLLGRAGMLEEANKIVTEMPMEPDSYVLGALLNACRVHGDLDLGKEMVERFTGQRLDHSGVHVLLSNIYASENQWDDVTLLRKGMEEKRVRKVPGCSLIEVNGEVYEFTAGDRSHVLMQEIMLLSFATAKHLKSFRFDGDED; encoded by the coding sequence ATGAACATCACTCGTTCGAGTAAGAGAGCTCTATCAATTCTGGACCAGTGCCTCACCATGGCGCACATCAAGCAAGTTCAATCCCACCTCGCAGTTTCGGGCACCCTTTTCGATCCTTACGCAGCAGCCAAGATCATTGCCTTCTGCACCGTCTCTGATGATCTACGCCACGCTTATCAACTCTTCCGTTTCATGCCTAGTCGAACCACTTACATTTGGAATGTCATGATCAGAGGCTTTACCGACAGAAATGAATCCATAAGCGCCTTATCTGTCTACGCTGATATGCTTCGAAGCGGTTTCTTGCCTGATAACTACACATTCTCTTTTGTTCTGCGAGCTTGTGCTGAGCTCTCCAGTGTTTCTTTTGGTGTGGTGCTCCATGCCCATGCAATTAGGTTGGGTTGGGAGTCTTATGATTTTGTGCAGAATGGCTTGATCCATTTGTATGTGACATGTGACTTTATAAACCCAGCTCGTAAACTGTTTGATATGAGTGTGCATAAAGATGTAGTCACCTGGACTGCATTGGTTAATGGGTATGTTAGGTCCGGCCAGATTGTGATCGCACGCCAGctgttcgatgaaatgcctgAGAAAAATGCGGTTTCTTGGAGTGCTATGATTAACGGGTATGTGCATTTGGGGTTGTTTAGAGAGGCCTTGGAGCTTTTTGCTGATATGCAGACTGCTGGTGTTTCTCCTAACCATGCCGGGATTGTGGGTGCGCTCACTGCTTGCGCTTTTGTGGGTGCATTGGATCAGGGAAGGTGGATACATGCCTATGTCAACAGGAAGGGGATGAGATTAGATACAGTGTTGGGCACTGCTCTTGTTGACATGTACACAAAGTGTGGTTGTGTTGAAACTGCTCGCGCTGTGTTTGATGAGATGCCGAAGAGGGATGTGTTTGCTTTTACTTCTTTGATATCAGGCCTTGCTAATAATGGTGAGAGTGCAAGCGCCATTTCGTTGTTTGCGAGAATGAAGAATGAGGGAATTGCGCCTAATGAAGTTACATTTGTATGTGTCTTGAGTGCTTGCAGTCGAGTGGGGATGGTGGATGAGGGATTGCAAATCTTCAGAAGTATGAACAATAGTTTCAGGATACAGCCAGGGGTCCAGCATTATGGTTGTTTGGTGGATTTACTGGGGAGAGCTGGGATGCTAGAGGAGGCAAATAAGATTGTGACAGAGATGCCAATGGAACCAGACTCGTACGTCTTGGGTGCATTGCTCAATGCTTGTAGAGTTCATGGAGACCTTGATTTGGGAAAAGAAATGGTAGAGCGCTTCACCGGGCAAAGATTAGACCACAGTGGTGTGCATGTTCTTCTTTCAAACATTTATGCCTCTGAAAACCAGTGGGACGATGTCACACTCTTGAGGAAGGGAATGGAGGAGAAAAGGGTGAGAAAGGTTCCCGGATGTAGCTTAATTGAAGTCAATGGCGAGGTTTATGAGTTTACCGCTGGAGACAGGTCGCATGTGCTCATGCAGGAAATCATGTTGTTGTCATTTGCAACTGCCAAGCATTTAAAGTCTTTTCGgtttgatggtgatgaagaCTAA